In one Acyrthosiphon pisum isolate AL4f unplaced genomic scaffold, pea_aphid_22Mar2018_4r6ur Scaffold_15017;HRSCAF=15670, whole genome shotgun sequence genomic region, the following are encoded:
- the LOC115034594 gene encoding ring canal kelch homolog isoform X1: MDLDQRKDFLTELMEHVRLPIIASRPDVLLNIVNEPLLKNNPKCIGYVIEAYHFNLQKSAQNFTIPQTIRCKPRQFGDSHKVILMFNRSDTSPMCYTEWYDPATKLREKAPGINDGRQFAGLGVIRDQFVFAVGGVNNSCSQSVSMLDVSSQSPSWVPMADLVVKRDRLGVGVLDDCIYAVGGGNHKNSLNSVEVFDVSIQKWRLVASMSTERYGLGVGVLNNRLYAVNIYIISLFIICNQGLKLVTGL; encoded by the exons ATGGATTTGGATCAGAGAAAAGACTTTTTGACAGAATTAATGGAACACGTGCGTTTGCCAATAATAGCATCTAGACCTgatgtattattaaacatagtAAACGAACCTCTTCTAAAGAATAATcctaaat gtATTGGATATGTAATTGAAGCATACCATTTCAATCTACAAAAATCTGCTCAGAATTTCACCATTCCACAAACAATTCGTTGTAAGCCCAGGCAGTTTGGTGACTCACATAAA gttattttaatgttcaacCGGTCTGATACATCACCAATGTGCTATACAGAATGGTATGACCCAGCAACCAAACTACGTGAGAAAGCACCAGGAATAAATGATGGTCGTCAGTTTGCTGGTCTAGGCGTAATTAGAGATCAATTTGTGTTTGCTGTGGGAGGTGTGAATAATTCATGTTCACAATCTGTTAGTATGCTTGATGTATCTTCTCAATCGCCCTCTTGGGTTCCAATGGCCGACCTGGTAGTTAAACGAGATCGATTAGGTGTTGGTGTATTGGATGATTGTATATATGCA GTTGGTGGAGGAAATCacaaaaattcattaaatagtgTTGAGGTTTTTGATGTCAGTATTCAAAAATGGAGGTTGGTAGCTAGTATGTCTACTGAAAGATATGGTTTGGGTGTTGGTGTACTCAATAATCGTTTATATGcggtgaatatttatattatttctttatttataatttgtaatcaggGCTTAAAACTGGTAACTGGTTTGTAA
- the LOC115034594 gene encoding ring canal kelch homolog isoform X2 — protein sequence MDLDQRKDFLTELMEHVRLPIIASRPDVLLNIVNEPLLKNNPKCIGYVIEAYHFNLQKSAQNFTIPQTIRCKPRQFGDSHKVILMFNRSDTSPMCYTEWYDPATKLREKAPGINDGRQFAGLGVIRDQFVFAVGGVNNSCSQSVSMLDVSSQSPSWVPMADLVVKRDRLGVGVLDDCIYAVGGGNHKNSLNSVEVFDVSIQKWRLVASMSTERYGLGVGVLNNRLYANTE from the exons ATGGATTTGGATCAGAGAAAAGACTTTTTGACAGAATTAATGGAACACGTGCGTTTGCCAATAATAGCATCTAGACCTgatgtattattaaacatagtAAACGAACCTCTTCTAAAGAATAATcctaaat gtATTGGATATGTAATTGAAGCATACCATTTCAATCTACAAAAATCTGCTCAGAATTTCACCATTCCACAAACAATTCGTTGTAAGCCCAGGCAGTTTGGTGACTCACATAAA gttattttaatgttcaacCGGTCTGATACATCACCAATGTGCTATACAGAATGGTATGACCCAGCAACCAAACTACGTGAGAAAGCACCAGGAATAAATGATGGTCGTCAGTTTGCTGGTCTAGGCGTAATTAGAGATCAATTTGTGTTTGCTGTGGGAGGTGTGAATAATTCATGTTCACAATCTGTTAGTATGCTTGATGTATCTTCTCAATCGCCCTCTTGGGTTCCAATGGCCGACCTGGTAGTTAAACGAGATCGATTAGGTGTTGGTGTATTGGATGATTGTATATATGCA GTTGGTGGAGGAAATCacaaaaattcattaaatagtgTTGAGGTTTTTGATGTCAGTATTCAAAAATGGAGGTTGGTAGCTAGTATGTCTACTGAAAGATATGGTTTGGGTGTTGGTGTACTCAATAATCGTTTATATGcg AATACTGAATAA